The sequence ACGAATACCTCGCGTCGGTGACGCTGGCCGAGCTGATCGCCAAGCAGCAGGCCAAGTGTCCGGCCCAGCAGCCGGCGACCGAGTGCGTGCTGCACGACAAACGCAAAGACGCGCTCATCGACGCGCGCATGTAAATCCGTACCGGAGCCTTCCCGCATGAAACTGCCGATCTACCTCGACTACTCCGCAACCACCCCGGTGGATCCGCGCGTGGCCGCCAAGATGATCCCCTGGCTGACCGAGCACTTCGGCAACCCGGCCAGCCGTTCGCACGCCTTCGGCTGGGAAGCCGAGGAAGCGGTCGAGAACGCGCGCGAGGACGTGGCCCGGCTGGTCAACTGCGACGCCAAGGAAATCGTCTGGACCTCGGGCGCGACCGAGTCGAACAACCTGGCGATCAAGGGCGCGGCGCATTTCTACAAAGACAAGGGCAAGCACCTCGTCACCATGAAGACCGAGCACAAGGCCGTGCTCGACACCATGCGCGAGCTCGAGCGCGAGGGCTTCGAAGTCACCTACCTGTCCCCGCTCGAGAACGGCCTGGTCGACCTGGAGGTGCTGGCCGCCACGCTGCGCGACGACACCATCCTGGTCTCGATCATGGCGGTGAACAACGAGATCGGCGTGATCCAGCCGATCGCCGCGATCGGCGAGATGCTGCGCGAGCGCGGCATCCTGTTCCACGTCGATGCGGCCCAGGCCACCGGCAAGACGCCGATCGACCTCGCCGCGCTCAAGGTCGACCTGATGAGCTTCTCGGCCCACAAGACCTACGGCCCCAAGGGCATCGGCGCGCTGTACGTGCGGCGCAAGCCGCGCGTGCGGCTCGAGGCGCAGATCCACGGCGGCGGCCACGAGCGCGGCATGCGTTCGGGCACGCTGGCGACGCACCAGATCATCGGCATGGGCGAAGCGTTCCGCATCGCCCGCGAGGACATGGCGACCGAGCTCGAGCGCGTGCGCATGCTGCGCGACCGGCTGTGGAACGGCATTTCCGACATCGAGGAGGTCTACCTCAACGGCGACATGGATGCGCGCGTGCCGCACAACCTTAACGTCAGCTTCAACTACGTCGAGGGCGAGTCGCTGATCATGGCGCTGAAGGACCTGGCGGTGTCGTCGGGCTCGGCCTGCACCTCGGCCTCGCTCGAGCCGAGCTACGTGCTGCGCGCGCTGGGCCGCAACGACGAGCTGGCGCATTCGTCGATCCGCTTCACCATCGGCCGCTTCACCACGGTCGAGGACATCGACTACGCGGTGAAGCTGATCCACGAAAAGATCGGCAAGCTGCGCGAGCTGTCGCCCTTGTGGGACATGTTCAAGGAAGGCATCGATCTGAATACGGTGCAGTGGGCGGCGCATTAATCACGTGAAAGGTGAAACGTGAAAGGTGAAACGTGTGCTGCCCCCCACGCTTCACCTTTCACCGCCGCGCAGCGGCATCACGTTTCACACTCCGAAGGAGTAAGAAAATGGCATACAGCGACAAGGTCATCGACCACTACGAAAATCCCCGCAACGTCGGTTCGTTCGAGAAGGGCGACGAGACGGTCGGGACCGGGATGGTCGGCGCGCCGGCCTGCGGCGACGTGATGAAGCTGCAGATCAAGGTCGGCGCCGACGGCACCATCGAGGACGCCAAGTTCAAGACCTACGGCTGCGGCTCGGCCATCGCCTCGAGCTCGCTGGTGACCGAGTGGGTCAAGGGCAAGACGCTCGACCAGGCGCTGAGCATCAAGAACACCCAGATCGCCGAGGAACTGGCGCTGCCGCCGGTGAAGATCCACTGCTCGATCCTGGCCGAAGACGCGATCAAGGCGGCGGTGGCGGATTACAAGGCGAAGCACGAGGCGTAAGCCTCGGGAAGGGTGAAGGGGGAAGAGGGAAGGGTGGCGCAGCGAGTCGTTGCGAGCCAATCCTCTGCAACCGCCGCGAGTAAATGCCGCAATGGGTCGAGCTTCGGCTTTTGCCCTTCTCCCTTCCCCCTTCCCGCATTTGAGGTTTCCTATGGCACTGACACTTTCCGAAAAAGCCGCCAAGCACGTCTCCAACTACCTGGCCAAGCGTGGCAAGGGCGTGGGCGTGCGGCTGGCGGTGCGGACCTCGGGTTGCTCGGGGATGGCCTACAAGCTCGAGTTCGTCGACGAGATCAGCCCCGACGACCTGGCCTTCGAGAGCCACGGGGTGAAGATCTTCACCGACGCCAAGAGCCTGCCCTACATCGACGGCACCGAGCTCGACTTCGTCAAGCAGGGCTTGAACGAAGGCTTCCAGTTCAACAACCCGAACGTGAAGGACGAGTGCGGCTGCGGCGAGAGCTTCAACGTGTGAGAACCCGTGAAACGTGAAAAGTGAAATGTGAAACGTCGCACGCAGGCGCGGTCACCGCTTTTCACGTTTCACCTTTCACGTTTCACTTTTCACGGCATCTCATGGACTTCTCCCTCGACCACTTCCGCCTGTTCGGCCTGCCGCGTGCCTTCGCCGTCGATGCGCAGGCGCTCGAGGCGGCCTACCGCGCGCTGCAGTCGCAGTACCACCCGGACCGCGCCGCGAGCCTGGGCGACGCCGACAAGCGCCTCGCGCTGCAGGCCGCCACCCGCATCAACGAGGCCTTCCAGACGCTGAAGTCGCCGCTGGCGCGCGGCCGCTACCTGCTGCAGCTGGCCGGCGTCGATACCCAGGAAGAGACCAATACCGCGATGCCGGTCGACTTCCTGATGGCGCAGATGGAGTGGCGCGAGGCGATCGGCGAGGCGAAGCAGGCCGGCGACGCGGATGCGCTCGACAAGCTGGCCGCCGGATTGCGCCGCGAACGCCGTGCGCTCGAGGACGAGCTCGGCATGCTGCTCGACCAGCGCCAGGCGCACGCCGAGGCCGCCACCGCGGTGCGCAAGCTCAAGTTCATGGCCAAGCTCGACCAGGAGATCGGCGACGCGATCGACGCGCTGATCGAGTAGCGCGCGTCGCTCTTACGGCCGCCGGCCCGGTAGGTCGGACTGAAGCCCGACCTGCGGGTGCCGCGGTCCACCCGAAATGCCCGGCCCGCGCGGATGCCGCGGCCCGAACGATGTAATCCGCCGCCGCGCTCGCGCCGCGGCCTGAAGTCCGAACCCGGCAGGTGCACCGCCCCGATCGGCCCCGCCCACGAACAGAACAAGACGTCATGGCCCTTTTCCAGATCGCCGAACCCGGCCAAGCCGCCGAACCGCACCAGCACCGCCTCGCCGTCGGCATCGACCTGGGCACCACCAATTCGCTGGTCGCCACCGTCCGGAGCGGCTCGGCCAGCGTGCTGCCCGACGAGACCGGCCGCAGCCTGTTGCCCTCGGTGGTGCACTACGGCAGCGACGGCGCGGTCACCGTCGGCCACGCCGCCCAGGCGCGCCAGAGCGAAGACCCGCGCAACACCATCGTCTCGGTCAAGCGCTTCATGGGCCGCGGCGTCAAGGACCTGCCCGATTCGGCCGCCACGCCCTACCGCTTCGTCGATGCGCCCGGCATGCTCAAGATCCGCACCGTGGCCGGCGACAAGAGCCCGGTCGAGGTGTCGGCCGACGTGCTGCGCACGCTCAAGCAGCGCGCCGAGGCCAGCCTCGGCGGCGAACTGGTCGGCGCGGTGATCACCGTGCCGGCCTATTTCGACGACGCCCAGCGCCAGGCCACCAAGGACGCCGCCCGGCTGGCCGGGCTCGAGGTGCTGCGGCTCCTGAACGAACCGACCGCGGCGGCGGTGGCCTACGGCCTCGACAACGCCGCCGAGGGCGTCTACGCGATCTACGACCTCGGCGGCGGTACCTTCGACGTCTCCATCCTCAAGCTCACCCGCGGCGTGTTCGAGGTGCTCGCCACCTCGGGCGATTCGGCGCTCGGCGGCGACGACTTCGACCAGCGGGTGTTCTGCTGGCTGGCCGAGCAGGCCGGCCTGAGCCTCCTGGGCGAGCACGACACCCGCCTGCTGCTCACCCGCGCGCGCGAAGCCAAGGAAGCGCTGACCGACCACGGCTCGACCCGCATCACCGCCAAGCTGGCCGACGGCGAGGTGATCGACCTCGAGCTCGACGCCGAGACCTTCCAGCGCATCACCGCGCCGCTGGTGCAGAAGACCATCGCGCCGGTGCGCAAGGCGCTGCGCGACGCCGGCCTGGCCGCCGACGAGGTCAAGGGCGTGGTGCTGGTCGGCGGCGCCACCCGCATGCCGCACGTGCGCCGCGCGGTGGCCGGCTTCTTCGGCCGCGAGCCGTTGACCAACCTCGACCCGGACAAGGTGGTCGCGCTCGGCGCCGCCATCCAGGCCAATGCGCTGGCCGGCAACAAGGGCGACGACGAGTGGCTGCTGCTCGACGTGATCCCGCTGTCGCTCGGGCTCGAGACCATGGGCGGGCTGACCGAGAAGATCGTGCCGCGCAACAGCACCATCCCGACCGCGCGCGCGCAGGAATTCACCACCTTCAAGGACGGCCAGACCGCGATGGCGATCCACGTGGTGCAGGGCGAACGCGAGCTGGTGGCCGACTGCCGCTCGCTGGCGCGCTTCGAATTGCGCGGCATCCCGCCGATGGTGGCCGGCGCCGCGCGCATCCGCGTCACCTTCCAGGTCGACGCCGACGGCCTGCTCAGCGTCTCGGCGCGCGAGCAGTCGACCGGCGTCGAGGCCAGCATCGTGGTCAAGCCGAGCTACGGCCTCGGCGACGACGAGATCGCCCGCATGCTGCAGGACTCGATGGCGCATGCGCGCGAGGACATGAGCGCGCGCAGCCTGGCCGAGGCGCGGGTCGAGGCCGCCAGCCTGCTCAGCGCCACCGCGATGGCGCTGGCCAGCGACGGCGAGCTGCTCGACGCCGCCGAGCGCGCCGTCATCGACCAGGCGATCGCCGCGCTGGGCCTGGCCCATGCCGGCAGCGACCCGGCGGCGATCCGCGCCGCCAGCGAGGCGCTGAACCTGGCCACCACCGAATTCGCCGGCCGCCGCATGGACGCGGCCGTCAGCCGCGGCCTGGCCGGCCACAAGCTCAGCGAGCTGGAGTGAGCATGCTGTTCGTGGTGACCTTCGACGATCGCCCGGACGCCGCCGCGGTGCGGCAGCGCGAGATGGCGGCCCACCTCGACTACCTGCGGCTGCACGGCGACCGCATCAAGGTGGCCGGCTCGCTGCGCGAATCGCCGGAGTGCACGCCGGTCGGCGCCTGCTGGATCGTCGAGGCCGCCGACGCCGACACGGTTCACGCGCTGGTGCAGGCCGACCCGTTCCACCGCCATGGCCTGCGCGCCGGCTACCGGGTGCTGCACTGGTCCAAGGCCTTCGACGCGCCGGCCGTCGTCTGAACCGGCAGCACGAACGAGGAACGATTCCATGCGCCTGAACCAGGTCACCGTCGGCGTCGCCGACATCGAACGTGCGGTCGACTTCTACCGCCGGCTCGGCCTCGAGCAGATCGTCGCCGCGCCGCACTACGCCCGCTTCGCCTGCCCCGACGGCGGCTCGACCTTCTCGGTCCACCGGGTCGATGCCGTGCCGGCCAGCGCGACCACCGTCTACTTCGAGTGCGACGACCTCGACGCCCGCGTCGCGGCGCTCGAGGCGGCGGGCCTGGCGTTCGACCACGGCCCGGTCGATCAGCGCTGGCTGTGGCGCGAAGCCGCGCTGCGCGACCCGGACGGCAACCGCATCATCCTGTTCCACGCGGGCGAGAACCGTCTCGACCCGCCCTGGCGCCTCGGGCGCACCTGATTCCACGAGAGGCGAGCATGCCCAAGATCACCGTATTGCCCCACGCCGACCTGTGCCCCGGCGGCACGAGTTTCGAAGTCGAATCCGGCGTCAGTATCTGCGACGCGCTGCTCGACCGCCATATCGACATCGAGCACGCCTGCGAGAAGTCCTGCGCCTGCACCACCTGCCACGTGATCGTGCGGCAGGGCTTCAACAGCCTGGCGCCGAGCGAGGAGGAGGAGGACGACCTGCTCGACAAGGCCTGGGGCCTGACCAGCGTGTCGCGGCTGTCCTGCCAGGCCATCGTGGCGCAGGCTGACCTGACGGTCGAGATCCCGAAGTACACCATCAACCACGCGCGCGAGAAGTACGACAAGGACTGGGACGTCTGAGCGGCGCGACTGGGGAAATCCGCCTTGGCGCGGCGGCGCGATGCGGCGACCATGTCGCGATGCCCGTGTAGGAGCGGCTTCGGCCGCGAACGGATTCAGCGTGCGCATCGGCCCGTTCGCGGCTGAAACCGTTCCTGCGACGGCGATTCCCTTGCGGGACGCGTTCGAACGCCCGCGGTTTTCACGGCATGGTTGAGGCATTCCGGCCGCCATCGCCTGCCATGGCTCGAAAGGACGACATGAACCAAGCGCTCAGCAGCCGCCAGCGCGTCGAGGCCGCCCTCGCCGCGGCCGGCATCGCCATCGACGTCCGCACCTTTCCGGCCGGCACCCGCACCGCCGCCGACGCGGCCGCCGCCATCGGCTGCGCCGTGGCCGAGATCGCCAAGTCGATCGTGCTGCGCGCGCCCGAGTCGGACCGCGTGGTGGTGGTCGTCACCAGCGGCAGCAACCGCGTCGACGAGGCGCGCGTGGCCGCCCTGCTGGGCGAGCCGGTGGCGCGGGCCGACGCCGACTTCGTGCGGCGCAAGACCGGCTTCGCCATCGGCGGCGTCGCGCCGGTCGGCCACCTGGAGCCGCCGGCCGTGCTGATCGACCGCGACCTGCTGGGCTACGATCAGGTCTGGGCCGCCGCCGGCAGCGGCGACAGCGTGTTCTGCCTCACTCCGACCGAACTCCTGGCGCTGACCGGCGCACCGGTCGCCGACGTCAAACTGGAGCAATAGCCATGAAGTGGATCGATTCCCGCGAGATCGCCATCGCGCTCGCCGACAAATACCCCGACCTGGACCCCAAGGCGGTGCGCTTCACCGACCTGCGCGACTGGGTGCTCGCGCTCGAGGGCTTCGACGACGATCCTGCCCGCAGCGGCGAGAAGATCCTCGAGGCGATCCAGATGTGCTGGATCGACGAGGCGGAATAGGCCGGGCGCGACCGGCTTTCGAGCGCCCCGAGGCGACCTCCGGCGCCGGAGCGGCGAAGGCGGTCGATTCAGAACGAGCGGCAAGTGCCCGGCCTGGCCGGGCGGCGGGCCGGACGTCGAGACGACGTATTGCGTCGAGCTTCCATAACGATAAGGAGAGTAGACATGCTGATGCATGCCGATAACAGCACGCTCTTGGTGGTGGACGTGCAGGACAAGCTGGTGCCGGCGATCGCCGACGCGCCGCGCACGGTGGCGGCGATGAAGTGGCTGGTCGACGCCGCGCGCATGAATGGCGTGCCGGTGGTGCTGTCCGAGCAGTATCCGCAGGGCCTCGGCCATACGCTGGGCCTCTTGCGCGCCGCGGCCGAGTCGGCGCCGACGGTGGAGAAGACCACCTTCTCCTGCGTGGCCGCCGACTGCCTCAAGGACACGCCGGCCGAGACGCGCAGCCAGGTAGTGATCTGCGGCATCGAGGCGCATGTCTGCGTGCTGCAGACCGCGCTCGAACTGCAGGCCGCGGGCAAGCAGGTGTTCCTGGTGGCCGACGCGATCGGCGCGCGCCAGGCGGCCGACAAGGCGGTGGCGATCGAACGCGCCCGCACGGCCGGCGTGGCGATCGTGACGCGCGAGATGGCGCTGTTCGAGTGGATGCGCGACAGCCGCGTGCCGCAGTTCCGCGAGGCCAGCAAGCAGCTGCTGCAGGCCGCGCCGTCCTTGCCCTTCCAGGATGCGCTGGCCTGCCTGCCGCGCATCGACCATATCGGCGGCATGCAGCTGTGGCGCGAGGGCAAGCTCGAGGCGATCATCGAGAACCGCCCCGGCCAGGCCGGCTCGCTGGCGATCTACCACGCGCTCTACCGCGATTTCGGCGCGATCACGCCGAAGGCGGCGCGGCTGGGCCAGTGGCTGTACGGCGAGCATGCCGAGGACGCGCGCAAGCATCCGGGCAAGCATCCAAACATCGACCGGCTGTTCTCGCTCGAGGTGCTCGGCGGCGGCTACGGCGTGCGGCTGATGCCGCACTGATCCGGGCGATGGGACGCGACAAGGCCGGCTGCATGCCGGCCTTGTCGTTCCTGCGAAGGAAATCGTCGGCCGGAAAGCCCCGCAGGTCGGGCTTTACGTCCGACCGCGACCTCGATTTGCGGCGCTGTCGGGCATAAAGCCCGACCTGCGGGGGCGATCTAGGGCAACAGCCAGGCCTGTGTTCCCTTCGGATGCGCATACCAGCCCGGATCGCGATAGTCGCCCGGCGCCTGGTCGGCGCGCACCTTCAGAACGGTGAACATGCCGCCCATCTCGATCGGGCCGAACGGGCCCTGGCCGCTCATCATCGGCAGCGTGTTGGCCGGCAGCGGCATCATGCCGCCCATCTCCGCCATCTCCTGCATCTGCGCCATGCCCTCGCTGCCCATCGCCATGTAGTGGCTGCCCGGCAACAGCGTTTCCATCTTCGGTGTGAGGCGCGACTGGTCGGTGCCGACCAGGTTGGGCACCGCATGCCCCATCGGCCCCATGGTGTGGTGCGCCTTGTGGCAGTGGAACGACCAGTCGCCGGGCGCGTCGGCGACGAATTCGATCACCCGCATCTGGCCGACCGCCACGTCGGTGGCCACCTCGGGCCATTGCGCCGAGGCCGGCACCCAGCCGCCGTCGGTGCCGGTCACCGTGAAGGTGTGGCCGTGCAGGTGGATCGGGTGGTTGGTCATGGTCAGGTTGCCGACCCGGATGCGCACGCGCTCGCCCTGGCGCGCCACCATCGGCGCGATCGCCGGCGAGGTGCGGCTGTTGAAGGTCCACAGGTTGAAATCGCTCATGGTGGCCGGGTTGGGCCGCATCGTGTCCGGCGCGATGTCGTAGGCGGCCAGCAGCAGCGCGTAGTCGCGGTCGACCCGTCGCTCGGCCGGGTTCTTCGGGTGGACGATGAACAGGCCCATCATGCCCAGCGCCATCTGCACCATCTCGTCGGCATGCGGGTGGTACATGAAGGTGCCGGCGCGATTCAGCGTGAATTCGTAGACGCAGGTGCGGCCCGGCGGGATGTGCGGCTGGGTCAGTCCGCCGACGCCGTCCATGCCGCAGGGCAGCAGCAGGCCGTGCCAGTGCACGGTGGTGTGCTCGGGCAGCCGGTTGGTCACGTGGATGCGTACGCGGTCGCCCTCGACCGCCTCGATGGTCGGGCCGGGCGAGCTGCCGTTGTAGCCCCACAGCCTGGCCTTCATGCCGGGGGCGACTTCCTGCTCGATCGGCTCGGCCACCAGGTGGAATTCCTTCACGCCGCCGCGCAGGGTCCAGTCGGCCGAGCGGCCGTTGAGGGTGGTCACCGGCGTGCGGCGGCTGCCGTGCGCGGTCGGAACGGGAGCGGGCTGCGGGCGGCGTTCGGCCGTCGCGCCCGGCACGGCGGCGGCCAGGCCGGCCAGCGCGCCGGTCAGGCTGCCCAGGAAGGTGCGTCGTTGCATGCGATGTCCTTTGTTCAGTGCGTCATGGCGTGGTGCTGCGGCGTGTCGGCGGCCGGCGCCGGCGGGGCGGCTTCGGCGGAAGCTTCGATCCGCGGCGCGGGCAGCGCGCCGCCGGCGGCGGCTTCGAGCGCGAGCCAGGCCCGCCAGTAATCGCGCCGGGCGCGGATCTCGTCGCCGCGCGCGCGCAGCTCGGCGGCACGGCTCTGCAGCAGCGCGTCGACGCCGCGCAGCATGCCGTTGTAGTGCTTGAGCGCTTCGACGCGGGCTTCCGCACGCGCCGGCACGATTTCGGTCGCGGCGATGCGCCATTGCTGCTGCGCCTGCCGCAGCGCGGCCTCGCGCACCGCCAGCTCGCCGCGCAATGCGTGCAACTGCGCGTCGAGCGCCAGCCGGTCGCCGAGCCGGTTGTCGCGATGGCCGAGCACGTTGCCGGAGCCGAGCAGCGGCAACGCCGGCGTGGCGCTGCGCAGCGCCGTCTGCTGGGCGACGCCGCTGTCGATCGCCGCCATGGCCAGCGTCTGCCGCAACGCCGGGCGCCGCTGCTGCGCCAGCGCTTCGAGCCCGTCGAAGCGGGGCGCGCCGGTTGGTGGCGCGGGCAGCTCACCGAGCGTCGGTCTGGCATCGGGCGCCTGGCCCAGCGCCTGCCGCAGCGTGGCGAGCGCCTGTTCGGCCTCGGCCTGCTCGGCCAATGCGTCGCGCCGCGCCTCGGCGGCCTCGGCCAGCAGCTCGGCGGTTTCGAGCCGCGACAGGTTGCCGGCGTCGCGGCGCGCGCGGGCCAGCTCGGCCTGCGCTTCGGCGGCGGTCTGGCCGTCGCGGGCGAGCCGGGCCAGGGCTGCCGCAGCAGCTGCGTCGTACCAGGCGCGACGTGCGGCGGCAGCCTGTTCGATCAGCTGGCCGGCCAGTGCGGCGCGGCCGGCGTCGAGTTGCGCCGGCTCGCCGATCAGGTCGCGCCACGGCTCGAACGGCGCGTCGTTCAGGAAGCCGGCCGCCAGCAGCTGGGCCGGCGTGGTGCCGAATTCGAGCAGCGCTTCGCGTGCCGCGGGATGGCGCAGCACAGCGATGCGCGCGGCGCCGTCGGCATCGAGCGGTCGGTTCAGGCGGTCGGCGATGGCGGCCGCCGGGCCGTCGAAACGGTCGAGCAGCGGCAGGGCGGGCGCGGCACCGGCCGCGGCCAGGCAGGCGGCGGCCAGCAGCGCGCGGGCCGCGGGGAAATCGGGCGGAACACGGGCAGTCTCCGGGAGGGCCGCGTGGGCGGCCGGGATTCGGGCGCACGCAGGGAGTGCGTAGGCTGCGGAGCGCCGGCCATTCGCCGATATGGGCGGACGGCATGGATCGCGCCCCGAGTGGGACGAACGATCGCTGGCGCGGGGGAGGGGCTTAGATCAGCCTGGGCGGCCGGTCGGGACCGGGCAGGTCGGGGTCGCCGAAGTTGTCGGCGATGCTGCGCGGCTGGCAGCCGGGACGGCCATTGAAGAAGTCGAACAGGAAGCCGAAGGCGCCGACCTTGGCGCACGGGCTGCCGCACTTGGCGCCGCATTCACCGCCGCCGCTGCCGCCACCGCTGCTGGTACTGCGGTTGCTGCAGCAGTCGCGCTTGTCGGCCTGCTTGAGCGGTTTGCGCGCCCCGACGGCCTTGGCCTCGTCGTGGCAGGGCAGGCGCGACTGGGTCATCGCATCCATCTTCGCCATCGGCACGCCGCGCGGTTCGGCGCGGGCCGGGCCGAACGCCGCCAGTGCCAACAGCAGCACGGGCAGCAAGCGGACGAGGAAGGAGGCGAGCGAAGACATTGCGCAAGTTTAGCCGAGGTCTCCGGCCTCCGACCAGAACGCGCTGCGCCGAGTTCCGGCCAGCGTTGCGAATCCGCCGAGTGGCGCTCAGATATGGTTGTCGCGCCGGTACAGGTAGTAGCGCTCGTTGCGGTCGCCCGGCCGCGAGCCGCTCCAGATCTCGATCCAGCCCGACGGCGGCGATAGCGGTTCGGAGCCGGCCTGGCGCAGCAGCCAGGCGCAGCCCGGCAGCGCCTGCACTTCGCGCCGGGCGGTGGTCAGGCCCAGGTAGTAGTGCAGCGCGGCGCGCTGGCTCGGCTGCAGGTTCTCGCTGGCGACGCAGCCGGTGGCGGGCAGCTGCGGCGCGATCGCCGCGGCGAAATCGCGGTAGCTGGTGCGCGCGTCGACCCAGCCGGCGGCGACCGCGTTGGCCAGTCCCCAGCACAGCGTGATGCCGGCCGCCCAGTTGGTGACCGCCTGGCGGCCGACCGGGCGGCGGCGCGATACCGCCCACAGCCAGGCGGCGGTCAGCATCACGCTGGCGAGCAGGGCCGCGGTCGACCAGTGCGGCTCGAAGCTCGGCGCCAGGCTGTGGATGCGGCCGGCCAGCTTGGCCGGCGTACCCAGGTGCATCGCGCTCCAGGCCAGCCAGACGAAGACGGCGCCGAGGCCGAAGATCATCACGCCGAACCAGTTGACGAAGGCCGAGGCGCCGCGCCGCAGCACGTCGAGGCCGACCGCGCCGATCAGCGCCAGCGGCGGCAGCAGCAGCAGCGCGTAGCCGGCGCGGCCGCTGTCGGACAGCATCAGGCAGGCGAAGGCCAGCGCGCTGGCGGCGATCGGGAGCTGGAAGCGCGGCTGCATCAGCCGGTCGCGCTGCATCCACAGCGTGGCGCCGGCGAGGAACCAGGCCGGCCAGGCGAACCAGGGCAGGAGCTGCAGGTAATAGCCGAACGGGTGCAGCGCGCGCACCAGCGAGAAACCGCCGAAGAAGCCGAGCGCGTACCAGTCGTACCAGGCGGCGAAGGCGGCCGGTGCGGTGGCCTTGAGCGCCAGCGGCCAGGCGGCGATCAGCGGCAGCGCCACCGCCAGCGCGATAAGCAGCGTGAGGCCGTAGCGGCGGATGCGCCAGGCGGGCAGGGCGGTCAGCGAGAGTGCCAGCGCCAGCTGCAGCGCCGGCTCGGCCAGGCTGCCGGCCAGGCCGCAGACCGCCATCGCTGCGCCGAGCAGCGGGCCCGCCGGCAGCGGCCGGCGCGGCGCGATGGCCAGGGCGTAGAGGCCCCAGCACCAGCCGGCCAGGACCGCGACGTCGCTGTTGAGGGTATGGCCCGGCATCAGCAGGCCGGCGCAGCCGATCAGGATCAGTACCGCACTGCGGCCATGGCGGCGACCGATCAGTTC is a genomic window of Chitinimonas koreensis containing:
- a CDS encoding IscS subfamily cysteine desulfurase, which gives rise to MKLPIYLDYSATTPVDPRVAAKMIPWLTEHFGNPASRSHAFGWEAEEAVENAREDVARLVNCDAKEIVWTSGATESNNLAIKGAAHFYKDKGKHLVTMKTEHKAVLDTMRELEREGFEVTYLSPLENGLVDLEVLAATLRDDTILVSIMAVNNEIGVIQPIAAIGEMLRERGILFHVDAAQATGKTPIDLAALKVDLMSFSAHKTYGPKGIGALYVRRKPRVRLEAQIHGGGHERGMRSGTLATHQIIGMGEAFRIAREDMATELERVRMLRDRLWNGISDIEEVYLNGDMDARVPHNLNVSFNYVEGESLIMALKDLAVSSGSACTSASLEPSYVLRALGRNDELAHSSIRFTIGRFTTVEDIDYAVKLIHEKIGKLRELSPLWDMFKEGIDLNTVQWAAH
- the iscU gene encoding Fe-S cluster assembly scaffold IscU, which gives rise to MAYSDKVIDHYENPRNVGSFEKGDETVGTGMVGAPACGDVMKLQIKVGADGTIEDAKFKTYGCGSAIASSSLVTEWVKGKTLDQALSIKNTQIAEELALPPVKIHCSILAEDAIKAAVADYKAKHEA
- the iscA gene encoding iron-sulfur cluster assembly protein IscA, with the protein product MALTLSEKAAKHVSNYLAKRGKGVGVRLAVRTSGCSGMAYKLEFVDEISPDDLAFESHGVKIFTDAKSLPYIDGTELDFVKQGLNEGFQFNNPNVKDECGCGESFNV
- the hscB gene encoding Fe-S protein assembly co-chaperone HscB — protein: MDFSLDHFRLFGLPRAFAVDAQALEAAYRALQSQYHPDRAASLGDADKRLALQAATRINEAFQTLKSPLARGRYLLQLAGVDTQEETNTAMPVDFLMAQMEWREAIGEAKQAGDADALDKLAAGLRRERRALEDELGMLLDQRQAHAEAATAVRKLKFMAKLDQEIGDAIDALIE
- the hscA gene encoding Fe-S protein assembly chaperone HscA; translation: MALFQIAEPGQAAEPHQHRLAVGIDLGTTNSLVATVRSGSASVLPDETGRSLLPSVVHYGSDGAVTVGHAAQARQSEDPRNTIVSVKRFMGRGVKDLPDSAATPYRFVDAPGMLKIRTVAGDKSPVEVSADVLRTLKQRAEASLGGELVGAVITVPAYFDDAQRQATKDAARLAGLEVLRLLNEPTAAAVAYGLDNAAEGVYAIYDLGGGTFDVSILKLTRGVFEVLATSGDSALGGDDFDQRVFCWLAEQAGLSLLGEHDTRLLLTRAREAKEALTDHGSTRITAKLADGEVIDLELDAETFQRITAPLVQKTIAPVRKALRDAGLAADEVKGVVLVGGATRMPHVRRAVAGFFGREPLTNLDPDKVVALGAAIQANALAGNKGDDEWLLLDVIPLSLGLETMGGLTEKIVPRNSTIPTARAQEFTTFKDGQTAMAIHVVQGERELVADCRSLARFELRGIPPMVAGAARIRVTFQVDADGLLSVSAREQSTGVEASIVVKPSYGLGDDEIARMLQDSMAHAREDMSARSLAEARVEAASLLSATAMALASDGELLDAAERAVIDQAIAALGLAHAGSDPAAIRAASEALNLATTEFAGRRMDAAVSRGLAGHKLSELE
- a CDS encoding YciI family protein yields the protein MLFVVTFDDRPDAAAVRQREMAAHLDYLRLHGDRIKVAGSLRESPECTPVGACWIVEAADADTVHALVQADPFHRHGLRAGYRVLHWSKAFDAPAVV
- a CDS encoding VOC family protein; translated protein: MRLNQVTVGVADIERAVDFYRRLGLEQIVAAPHYARFACPDGGSTFSVHRVDAVPASATTVYFECDDLDARVAALEAAGLAFDHGPVDQRWLWREAALRDPDGNRIILFHAGENRLDPPWRLGRT
- the fdx gene encoding ISC system 2Fe-2S type ferredoxin — protein: MPKITVLPHADLCPGGTSFEVESGVSICDALLDRHIDIEHACEKSCACTTCHVIVRQGFNSLAPSEEEEDDLLDKAWGLTSVSRLSCQAIVAQADLTVEIPKYTINHAREKYDKDWDV
- a CDS encoding YbaK/EbsC family protein, with amino-acid sequence MNQALSSRQRVEAALAAAGIAIDVRTFPAGTRTAADAAAAIGCAVAEIAKSIVLRAPESDRVVVVVTSGSNRVDEARVAALLGEPVARADADFVRRKTGFAIGGVAPVGHLEPPAVLIDRDLLGYDQVWAAAGSGDSVFCLTPTELLALTGAPVADVKLEQ
- the iscX gene encoding Fe-S cluster assembly protein IscX, whose product is MKWIDSREIAIALADKYPDLDPKAVRFTDLRDWVLALEGFDDDPARSGEKILEAIQMCWIDEAE
- a CDS encoding isochorismatase family protein, which codes for MLMHADNSTLLVVDVQDKLVPAIADAPRTVAAMKWLVDAARMNGVPVVLSEQYPQGLGHTLGLLRAAAESAPTVEKTTFSCVAADCLKDTPAETRSQVVICGIEAHVCVLQTALELQAAGKQVFLVADAIGARQAADKAVAIERARTAGVAIVTREMALFEWMRDSRVPQFREASKQLLQAAPSLPFQDALACLPRIDHIGGMQLWREGKLEAIIENRPGQAGSLAIYHALYRDFGAITPKAARLGQWLYGEHAEDARKHPGKHPNIDRLFSLEVLGGGYGVRLMPH